The DNA window CGGTGTGGAGGTGGACGGTCTGTGTGCCTTCGGCGTCGACAGAGAGCGAGAACTGGCTGGGCTCTGGTTCGCGATGTCGAACCCAGCGGGCGTGGGTGTCTTCAGCGACCGCCCACAGGTCTTGCGGCCCGCCGTACTCGACGTTGATTCGGGAACCGGTGTCGGTGACCTGCGTCCACGAACCATCCAGGTGGTGGCCCAAGTAGATCCCCGCGCCCCCTTCGGTCGTGATGCTGAAGGCCGACACGTCGGGTAGTGCCAGGCCTATGGCGAACCTCGCCGCGTCGCTGTCCAGGTCGAGTGGCCGAAGGCCGCTGCGTCTCCGAGTCGTTGTCTGGGCGGCGCGTCCACGTAGCTGTGCGAACGCCGGGCTCGCGTGCGACCGCATCGGCATGAACGAAGCGGCGTCGCGCAGAAACGAGCCCGATGCGCTACCTCGACCGTCAGGAACGAGAAGAACGAGCGCATAGCCATGCAGACTGGTCTCGATGGTGGTCAGAATCCTGCCGCCGATCGCGGTCTGTGCGATCCACTCCGACGGGATATGACGGACAGCGCAGGTAGCGATGATGCGGTCGAAAGGGGCGTTGGCCGACCAGCCGTTGGCGCCGTCGCCAGC is part of the Tenggerimyces flavus genome and encodes:
- the tgmC gene encoding ATP-grasp peptide maturase system methyltransferase, whose product is MNEDHNSVNVGRDPARQRLRTELADLLIESGDLRSQAWRQALLATPRDAFLPRFFMPHSETGELVLVTTSDPEWIGVVYSNEPLVTQFDGDPGATHGVPTSSSTAPGLMLRMLEALELDDGMRTLEIGTGTGYNAALLCHRVGDKNVTTIDVDPAIVETARGRLNVLGLQPTVIAGDGANGWSANAPFDRIIATCAVRHIPSEWIAQTAIGGRILTTIETSLHGYALVLLVPDGRGSASGSFLRDAASFMPMRSHASPAFAQLRGRAAQTTTRRRSGLRPLDLDSDAARFAIGLALPDVSAFSITTEGGAGIYLGHHLDGSWTQVTDTGSRINVEYGGPQDLWAVAEDTHARWVRHREPEPSQFSLSVDAEGTQTVHLHTAQGPNTWTSFDAKR